The following are from one region of the Luteimonas sp. MC1572 genome:
- the gspD gene encoding type II secretion system secretin GspD, which produces MTPTSILKSALVAFLATVLVACASVPAPTVRRDAQVPMPVMQVGGVPRDAAATADGIQEEALPDGPRAQLHRGSGHVINQSVARSAPPNLSGSTGEATFNFEGESLHAVIKVILGDMLGQNYVIAPGVQGTVTLATPKTVSPAQALSLLEMVLGWNNARMIYADGRYNIVGADQAMASGAVAPRTGSAAGARGFESRVVPLRYISAAEMEKVLKPYARANAIVSVDSGRNVITIAGTRQELENYLRTIEIFDVDWLSGMSVGVFPLVAGKAAQVVSDLETVFGEQSKSPVAGMFRFMPLEGANSVLVITSQPEYLDQIEQWIERIDGAGGGVQLFSYELKYITAKDLAERLSEVYGSRGGSSGGRGGASLMPGLESTEISDGGMDGGSSARVGRDPYSGGGGDSGGGGGLGSGSLSLGERTGGNAAVTLEVDGDKVGVSAVDETNTLLVRSTGQAWRSIRQVIDRLDIMPLQVHIEAQVVEVTLSGDLSYGVNWFFERAVTDAGLPSAVGRETWSAIAGNVTGSQTGGVAPGLAWTFLGRNAAAIISALDEVSDVQMLQTPSVMVRNNYEATLNVGSRIPISSVTVNPGFGGDSSYSQVQYLDTGTILKVRPRVTKDGTVFLDIVQEVSSPGSQPDQNGNVRIDTRRLKTNAIVQSGDTVMLAGLIQDSTTRGSLGFPGLSRIPVLGGLFGRQSSNTTRSEVIVLMTPTLVRNQQDARDLTDEYGRRFRALEPLNRSRD; this is translated from the coding sequence ATGACCCCGACCTCGATCCTCAAGTCCGCGCTCGTGGCGTTCCTCGCCACAGTCCTTGTCGCCTGCGCCTCGGTGCCGGCCCCGACCGTGCGCCGCGATGCACAGGTGCCCATGCCGGTCATGCAGGTCGGCGGAGTGCCGCGCGATGCGGCCGCAACTGCCGACGGCATCCAGGAAGAGGCGCTGCCCGACGGTCCGCGCGCCCAGCTCCACCGCGGCAGCGGCCACGTCATCAACCAGTCGGTAGCGCGGTCCGCGCCGCCCAACCTGTCCGGCAGCACCGGCGAGGCGACCTTCAACTTCGAAGGCGAATCGCTGCACGCGGTGATCAAGGTGATCCTCGGCGACATGCTCGGGCAGAACTACGTGATCGCACCGGGCGTGCAGGGCACGGTGACGCTGGCCACGCCCAAGACCGTCAGCCCGGCGCAGGCGCTGAGCCTGCTGGAGATGGTGCTGGGCTGGAACAACGCCCGCATGATCTATGCCGACGGCCGCTACAACATCGTCGGCGCCGACCAGGCCATGGCGAGCGGCGCGGTCGCGCCGCGCACCGGCTCGGCGGCGGGCGCGCGCGGCTTCGAGTCGCGCGTGGTGCCGCTGCGCTACATCTCCGCGGCCGAGATGGAGAAGGTGCTCAAGCCCTACGCGCGCGCCAACGCCATCGTCAGCGTGGATTCCGGCCGCAACGTCATCACCATCGCCGGCACGCGCCAGGAACTCGAGAACTACCTGCGCACCATCGAGATCTTCGATGTCGACTGGCTGTCGGGCATGTCGGTGGGCGTGTTCCCGCTGGTCGCCGGCAAGGCGGCGCAGGTCGTCAGCGATCTCGAAACGGTGTTCGGCGAGCAGAGCAAGTCGCCTGTGGCGGGCATGTTCCGCTTCATGCCGCTGGAAGGCGCCAACTCGGTGCTGGTGATCACTTCGCAGCCCGAGTACCTGGACCAGATCGAGCAGTGGATCGAGCGCATCGACGGCGCCGGCGGCGGCGTGCAGCTGTTCTCCTACGAGCTCAAGTACATCACCGCCAAGGACCTGGCCGAACGCCTGTCGGAAGTCTATGGCAGCCGCGGCGGCAGTTCGGGCGGCCGCGGTGGCGCCTCGCTGATGCCGGGCCTGGAGTCCACCGAGATCAGCGACGGCGGCATGGATGGCGGCAGTTCCGCGCGGGTCGGTAGGGACCCGTACAGTGGCGGCGGCGGCGACAGCGGTGGCGGCGGCGGGCTGGGCAGCGGTTCGCTGTCGCTCGGCGAGCGCACCGGCGGCAATGCCGCGGTGACGCTTGAAGTCGACGGCGACAAGGTCGGCGTGTCGGCGGTCGACGAGACCAACACCCTGCTGGTGCGCTCCACCGGGCAAGCCTGGCGTTCCATCCGGCAGGTCATCGATCGCCTGGACATCATGCCGCTGCAGGTGCACATCGAGGCGCAGGTGGTCGAGGTCACGCTCAGCGGCGACCTGAGCTACGGCGTCAACTGGTTCTTCGAACGTGCGGTGACCGATGCCGGCCTGCCCAGCGCCGTGGGCCGCGAGACCTGGAGCGCGATCGCCGGCAACGTCACGGGCTCGCAGACCGGCGGCGTGGCCCCCGGCCTGGCTTGGACCTTCCTCGGCCGCAACGCCGCGGCCATCATCAGCGCGCTCGACGAAGTCAGCGACGTGCAGATGCTGCAGACGCCGTCGGTGATGGTGCGCAACAACTACGAAGCCACGCTCAACGTCGGCAGCCGCATCCCGATCTCGTCGGTGACCGTCAACCCCGGTTTCGGCGGCGACAGCTCCTACAGCCAGGTGCAGTACCTCGACACCGGCACCATCCTCAAGGTGCGCCCGCGCGTCACCAAGGACGGCACCGTGTTCCTGGACATCGTCCAGGAGGTCAGCAGCCCCGGCAGCCAGCCCGACCAGAACGGCAACGTGCGCATCGACACGCGCCGCCTGAAGACCAACGCCATCGTCCAGAGCGGCGACACGGTGATGCTGGCCGGACTGATCCAGGACAGCACCACGCGTGGTTCCCTTGGCTTCCCGGGCCTGAGCCGCATCCCGGTGCTCGGCGGATTGTTCGGGCGGCAGAGCTCCAATACCACGCGCAGCGAAGTCATCGTGCTGATGACGCCGACCCTGGTGCGCAACCAGCAGGACGCGCGCGACCTGACCGACGAATACGGCCGTCGCTTCCGCGCGCTGGAGCCGCTCAACCGGTCACGCGACTGA
- a CDS encoding general secretion pathway protein GspN: MRAETAGARTWMLGGVALWALALWVLGLFGLGGRIERLPPDPALVQALPAAVEPGEDRLGELPLYAAIGDRPLFTADRRPQPFFINPEGEEQPAEFEFVLTSVLLAPGLEMAIVQPGSGGEPVRLRVGDAPESAPGWRLASVAARSAVFSGPEGDRTLELRVFDGTGGQAPTAMAAPPPAPIASTPGAAPAAPAAAPGSANGNRPVVVTTSSSPAPTQVNVPQAGQAGQAAQAEPAPEPSVQTPDAQVEAIRQRIEARRARLREQAQNGTPPAQTP, translated from the coding sequence ATGCGCGCTGAGACCGCCGGCGCGCGTACCTGGATGCTCGGCGGCGTAGCGCTGTGGGCGCTGGCGCTGTGGGTGCTCGGGCTGTTCGGCCTGGGCGGGCGCATCGAGCGCCTGCCGCCTGATCCCGCGCTGGTACAGGCGCTGCCCGCCGCGGTCGAGCCTGGCGAGGATCGCCTCGGCGAGTTGCCGCTGTATGCAGCGATCGGTGACCGACCGCTGTTCACCGCCGACCGCCGGCCGCAGCCGTTCTTCATCAACCCCGAAGGTGAAGAGCAACCGGCCGAATTCGAGTTCGTGTTGACCAGCGTGCTGCTGGCGCCAGGTTTGGAGATGGCGATCGTGCAGCCCGGAAGCGGCGGCGAGCCGGTGCGCCTGCGCGTCGGCGACGCGCCCGAATCCGCGCCCGGCTGGCGGCTGGCCTCGGTGGCCGCGCGCAGCGCCGTGTTCAGCGGGCCCGAAGGCGACCGCACCCTGGAGCTGCGGGTGTTCGACGGCACCGGCGGCCAGGCACCCACCGCGATGGCAGCGCCGCCGCCTGCCCCAATTGCATCCACGCCTGGTGCAGCGCCCGCCGCGCCCGCGGCCGCGCCCGGGTCCGCCAACGGCAACCGCCCGGTGGTGGTGACCACGTCCAGCTCGCCCGCGCCCACCCAGGTCAACGTGCCGCAGGCCGGGCAGGCCGGGCAGGCCGCGCAGGCGGAGCCCGCGCCCGAACCCAGCGTGCAGACGCCGGATGCCCAGGTGGAGGCGATCCGCCAGCGAATCGAAGCCCGCCGCGCGCGCCTGCGCGAGCAGGCCCAGAACGGCACGCCGCCGGCCCAGACTCCCTAG
- the gspM gene encoding type II secretion system protein GspM, producing MREAIPDRDRWLALAILAAVLALAYLVLVHPWWTAPMQEVGARIASLQERDVRVRMELEQAPEVQARLAEAQALAERVPGFMAERSTELAIAALVQRLETAVAEASPGNRSCAISNRSPMTDPRQGRFPRAVVQVRLRCGNPELAAVLHSLESGSPRLFVDNLNVLVQRQFFAAGGTGGQGSGLDVTFDLYGYLRAQPAAPARAEGGNAR from the coding sequence ATGCGCGAAGCAATCCCTGACCGCGACCGCTGGTTGGCGCTGGCGATCCTGGCGGCGGTGCTGGCGCTGGCCTACCTGGTGCTGGTGCATCCGTGGTGGACGGCACCGATGCAGGAAGTGGGCGCGCGCATCGCGTCCCTGCAGGAACGCGACGTGCGCGTGCGCATGGAACTCGAGCAGGCGCCGGAAGTGCAGGCCAGGCTTGCGGAGGCGCAGGCGCTGGCCGAGCGCGTGCCCGGTTTCATGGCCGAGCGCAGCACCGAGCTCGCCATCGCGGCGCTGGTGCAGCGCCTGGAAACCGCGGTGGCCGAGGCGAGCCCCGGCAACCGCAGCTGCGCGATCAGCAATCGCTCGCCGATGACCGACCCGCGCCAGGGGCGTTTTCCGCGCGCGGTGGTGCAGGTGCGCCTGCGCTGCGGCAATCCCGAACTCGCCGCGGTGCTGCACTCGCTGGAGAGCGGCTCGCCGCGGCTGTTCGTCGACAACCTCAACGTACTGGTGCAGCGCCAGTTCTTCGCCGCCGGCGGCACTGGAGGACAGGGGTCGGGGCTGGACGTGACCTTCGACCTCTACGGCTACCTGCGGGCGCAGCCCGCCGCACCGGCACGCGCGGAGGGCGGCAATGCGCGCTGA
- a CDS encoding PilN domain-containing protein, with amino-acid sequence MPAVDHTADSTPIRQRLGRMGGSLRPGVAGFWSWWTQALATWLPARLRELFGLAHERLLLAAGADGLRLSMDRGDAVRAVAELPPFPETGSDADPLAPLLAQRVAELPRWLLLPASDVLRRSLPLPAAAAERLREVMAFEVERQTPFPLAEVEYDARVVARRGDGQLEAELVVVPRPLLEARLAALGPLAATLAGVDVADSGGGGLGVNLLPGARRVRRADPWMTWNLALGAVAVIALAAGLWQVLANRTLAADVFEAQVEQAATRARGAAAQKKELVDLIEGMAFLSSTRAARPTTVEVLDELSRRLPDSTYIEKLSIEDTRILLIGLSTEASSLVQRLEGSPLWRSPALAGALQPDPRSGRDRFTLTAELAVADVPAAAAADGRGAADARSNP; translated from the coding sequence ATGCCTGCCGTCGATCACACCGCTGACAGCACGCCGATCCGCCAGCGCCTCGGGCGCATGGGTGGGTCACTGCGCCCCGGCGTCGCCGGATTCTGGAGCTGGTGGACGCAGGCGCTCGCGACCTGGCTGCCGGCACGGCTGCGTGAGCTTTTCGGGCTGGCGCACGAACGCCTGCTGCTGGCAGCGGGTGCGGACGGCCTGCGCCTGTCGATGGACCGCGGCGACGCCGTGCGCGCGGTCGCCGAGCTGCCGCCGTTCCCCGAGACCGGCAGCGACGCCGATCCGCTCGCGCCGCTGCTCGCTCAGCGCGTGGCCGAACTCCCGCGCTGGCTGCTGCTGCCGGCGAGCGACGTACTGCGCCGCAGCCTGCCGCTGCCGGCCGCCGCCGCCGAGCGACTGCGCGAGGTGATGGCTTTCGAGGTGGAACGGCAGACACCGTTTCCGTTGGCCGAAGTCGAATACGACGCGCGCGTGGTCGCACGCCGCGGCGACGGCCAGCTCGAGGCCGAGTTGGTGGTGGTGCCACGGCCCCTGCTGGAGGCACGGCTGGCCGCGCTTGGCCCGCTGGCGGCCACCCTGGCGGGTGTCGACGTCGCCGACTCGGGCGGCGGCGGGCTCGGCGTCAACCTGCTGCCGGGCGCACGCCGCGTGCGTCGCGCCGACCCGTGGATGACCTGGAACCTGGCGCTGGGCGCGGTAGCGGTGATCGCGCTTGCCGCCGGCCTGTGGCAGGTGCTGGCCAACCGCACGCTGGCCGCCGACGTCTTCGAGGCCCAGGTCGAACAGGCGGCCACCCGCGCCCGCGGGGCTGCAGCGCAGAAGAAAGAGCTGGTCGACCTGATCGAAGGGATGGCCTTCCTGTCATCCACGCGCGCCGCCCGCCCGACCACGGTGGAAGTGCTGGATGAGCTGTCGCGGCGCCTGCCCGACAGCACCTACATCGAGAAACTGTCGATCGAGGACACCCGGATCCTGTTGATCGGATTGAGCACCGAGGCCTCGTCGCTGGTGCAGCGCCTGGAAGGGTCGCCGCTGTGGCGTTCGCCGGCCCTGGCCGGTGCGCTGCAGCCCGATCCGCGCAGCGGCCGAGACCGCTTCACGTTGACCGCGGAACTCGCGGTTGCCGACGTGCCGGCCGCCGCAGCCGCCGATGGCAGGGGGGCCGCCGATGCGCGAAGCAATCCCTGA
- a CDS encoding type II secretion system protein GspK yields MGRQRGVALVLVMWLVALLAALVGAYATTARIEYMQGRVLHGAVVAESAARAGLEYALVRLQDQEPRRAWQADGRSYRWRYGGADVELRILDESAKIDLNAADLMLLAGLFRTLGVEPSQADAVAAAIVDWRDSDPLTQASGGAEDGQYAAAGLPYGAKDAPFDTIAEVEQVLGMTPALYALAAPHLTVFSGLEKPDERFASAEVLGALGIDPAMTLALREAGGEALAESLRGGGSGTYSIDSRARLADGRQAVLRAVVRAGGSGVPGSAYTPLRWEEGATPR; encoded by the coding sequence ATGGGCAGGCAGCGCGGCGTGGCCCTGGTGCTGGTGATGTGGCTGGTGGCGCTGCTGGCCGCGCTGGTCGGCGCGTACGCCACCACCGCACGCATCGAGTACATGCAGGGCCGCGTGCTGCATGGCGCGGTGGTCGCGGAATCGGCGGCGCGCGCCGGGCTGGAATACGCCCTGGTGCGCCTGCAGGACCAGGAGCCGCGTCGCGCCTGGCAGGCCGACGGCCGCTCCTACCGCTGGCGCTACGGCGGCGCCGACGTGGAACTGCGCATCCTCGACGAGTCCGCCAAGATCGACCTCAACGCCGCCGACCTGATGTTGCTGGCTGGCCTGTTCCGCACGCTGGGCGTGGAACCGTCGCAGGCCGACGCGGTCGCCGCGGCGATTGTCGACTGGCGCGACAGCGACCCGCTGACCCAGGCCTCCGGCGGCGCCGAAGACGGCCAGTACGCCGCCGCGGGCCTGCCCTACGGCGCGAAGGATGCGCCGTTCGACACCATCGCCGAAGTCGAGCAGGTGCTGGGCATGACGCCGGCGCTGTACGCGCTCGCCGCGCCGCACCTGACGGTGTTCAGCGGGCTCGAGAAACCGGATGAGCGCTTCGCAAGCGCCGAGGTGCTCGGCGCGCTGGGCATCGACCCGGCGATGACGCTCGCCCTGCGCGAAGCCGGCGGTGAGGCGCTTGCCGAAAGCCTGCGTGGCGGCGGCAGCGGCACGTATAGTATCGACAGCCGCGCACGGCTCGCAGATGGCCGCCAGGCCGTCCTGCGAGCGGTCGTCCGCGCCGGCGGAAGCGGGGTGCCGGGCTCGGCCTACACCCCATTGCGATGGGAAGAAGGAGCCACTCCGCGCTGA